GCGGCGACCGGAGGCCCCGCCGCACCGCCGCGGCTCATCACCGGCGGTACCGGTGGACCACTAAGGTCGTTATGTCCGCTGACCGTTATCCACGACCACAGGGCTTGGAAATGACCGACCGCGTGACGGCCCCTTACGGCGCCTGGCCATCGCCCATCACCGCGAGCGACGTCGCACGAGGAGAACGACGGCTGGGGTACCCCTCCGTCGTCGGCGAGGAGACCTGGTGGGAGGAGTCGCGTCCGGACGAGGACGGCCGCGTCACCGTCATGCACCGCGCGGGTGACGGAACCCTCACCGAGCTGCTGGACGCTCCGTGGAGCGCGCGCACCCGGGTCCACGAGTACGGCGGCCGTTCCTACCTCCCGATCCCGCGGCGCGACGACAAGGCGATCACCCGCTACGGGATCGTCTTCGCCGACTTCTCCGACCAGCGCCTCTACCTGCTGGAGAAGGGCGCGAAGGAACCGCGCCCGCTCACGCCCGAGCCCGAGGGGCCGTGCGCGCTGCGCTACGCCGACATGGCGCTGTGGCCCGACGGCAAGCGGCTCGTCTGCGTGCGGGAGCGCCACGACGGCGACGGGTCCGCCGTGAGCCGCGCGATCGTGTCGGTGCCGCTGTCCGGGCGCGCGGCCGAGGACCCCGGCGCCGTTCGCGAACTGGTGACCGGGGCCGACTTCTTCGCCTCCCCCACGCCCTCCCCCGACGGCCGGCACCTGGCGTGGGTCTCCTGGAGCCACCCGCGCATGCCGTGGGACGGCACCGAGCTGCGCGTGGGCTCCGTCGACGGCGACGGCGACGGCGTCACCGGCGCCTACACGCTCAAGGGCGGACCGACCGAGTCGGTGCTGGCGCCCCGCTGGCGCGACGACTCGGCGCTGTACTTCGTCTCCGACTGGCCCGGCTGGTGGAACCTGTACGAGATCGGCCTGCACGGCCCGGCCATGGCGCTCTACCCGGCCGAGGAGGAGTTCTCCCCGGCACCGTGGCGGCTGGGCACCGTGCCCTTCTGCGTGCTCGACGACGGCCGGCTGGTCGCCCTGCACGGCCACGCCGACCTGGACGTGGCGGTCTACGATCCGGAGACCGCCGACCTCGGCCCGGTCCGGACCCCGCTGACCGGCTGGCAGACCCTGGACTGCGACGGGAGCACCGTGGTGGGGCTCGCCGGCGCCGCGGGGACGCCGCAGAGCGTGGTGCGACTGGACCCGGCCACCGGGACGGTCGAGACGCTGCGCCGCGCGCTGGAGGACCTGCCGGAGGCCGGCTACCTGCCCGAGTCGCGGGCCGAGGCGCTGCCGGGCAGGTACGGCGGGACGGTGCACGCCATCGTCCACCCGCCGGCCAACCCGGCCGCGGCGGCCGACGGCCCGGCCCCCTACGTGGTGTGGGTGCACGGCGGCCCCACCGGCACGGCCGACAGTCGGCTGGACCTGGAGAAGGCCTACTTCACCAGCCGCGGCATCGGCATCATCGACGTCAACTACGGCGGGTCCGCCGGGTACGGCCGCTCCTACCGGGAGCGGCTGCAGCGGCAGTGGGGCGTGGTCGACGTCGAGGACGCGGCGGCCGCGGCCCGGGCGCTGGTGGAGCGGGGGGCCGCCGATCCGGAGCGGCTGGCGATCCGCGGCGGCAGCGCGGGCGGCTTCACCGCACTGCTCGCACTTACCGGCGACGCCTTCGCCTGCGGCGTCTCGCTGTACGGCGTCACCGACCTGCTGCGGCTGGCCGAGGAGACCCACGATTTCGAGTCGCGCTACCTGGACTCGCTGATCGGGCCGCTGCCCGGCTACGCGGCCACCTACCGCGAACGCTCCCCGATCAACCGCGCCGACGAGATCGACGTGCCGGTGCTGCTGCTCCAGGGGTCCGAAGACCCGGTGGTCCCGCCGGCGCAGGCGAGCGGGTTCGGCAGGGCGCTGGCCGAGCGCGGGGTCCCGCACGCCCACATCGAGTTCGAGGGCGAATCGCACGGCTTCCGCAAGGCGGACTCCCGTCGGCGGGCGCTGGAGGCGGAGCTGGCCTTCTACGGCGAGGTCTTCGGTTTCACCCCGCCCGGTGTGCCGGGGATCGAACTGGTGACGGAGCCTCCGGCTCGAACGGAGGAGGCGGAGGACGAGGCCGGACCCGCAGAGGAGGCCCAGGAGGCGGTGGACGAGGTCGAGCCCTCCGGGGAGGCCGGGGAGCCGGCGGAGCGGGCCGCGCCCGCCGAAGGGGCCGAACGGCCGGCGGAGCAGGGGTAGCCGCCCGCAGCGGATCGGCGCGCGGGTGGACCGTGCGCCCTCACTCCCCGATGAGGCCCTTCACCCCGGCCTCGTCGGGGAAGACGTGCGGGACGTCGGTGAAGGCCGCGAAGGCGCGGTCGGCCGAGACGAGGGCGGTCGCGCCGTTGGCGCGCGCCGCGGCGGCGAGCACGGAGTCGAAGGAACCGAGCCGGTCGTGAGCCTCGAAGACGGCGAGACCGCTGCTGAGCACGCCTTCTTCCACCATCAGCAGTGGCGAGAGCAGGGTCAGGTAATCTCCTGCGCGCGAAGCCGCATCGGATCTCGGTCGTCGCTTGGCCCGGATGTAGGCGAATTCCTGGATCACCTCTACCGTCGTCGTGGCCTCGATCGAACCGTCCGTCACGGCCTTGACCAGGCGACGGCATGGTTCCCGAAGGGGATGCTCCGATCCGACCGCGAAGACCAGCACCGTCGTGTCAAGAACGATCACGCTCGACGTCCCCTCAACTCATCGAGTTCTACGAGCAGTTCCTCGACACCACCGACCGGCATGGGATCGGCCGCGAGGATCCGCGCTCCTGCGGCCGCGCGCCTGCCCGCCGAAGCGGACAGTCCCCTGTCGATGGCCTCCCTGATGACTTCGTCAACGGGAGCATGGCGTTCGCGGGCGAGAGTGGCGACCCGCTCATAACGCTCTGGACCGAGCAGGTCCGCAATCCAATCCTCAGACATGAAAAACACGGTAGCCCGCGCGGCGCCCTCCCGGCCGGGAATCCACAGATCTTCTTTTCCTCCCGCTCGGCCCCGGCGGCCTGCGGAGAGTCCGAGCCCGGGAACCGGCTGCGCGGCGACTGCGTCGGAGCCCGGTCGCCCGCCACCGGTCACCACCGGGGGCGACACCGGTCCGCACCGTTCGACCAGGGCAGGAGAGCGTGTGATCATCTTCGTCGCCATCGGCCTGGCCGGCATCGCGATGCCGGTGCGGGCCCGCCACGTCGGCCGCACGATCGGCGCGGTCGAGGACGTGGCGGTCGTCGACACCGGTCTTCAGCGCGCGGTCTCGCTCGCCCTGGACTCGCGGATGACGGTCACCCGGATCTGGCCGGGGTAGGTGAGCTCCTCCTCGACCCGCTTAGCGATGTCGCGCGCGATCACCTGGGCCTGGACGTCGTCCACGGCCTCGGGTCTGACCATCACCCGGATCTCGCGGCCGGCCTGCATCGCGAAGACCTTCTCCACGCCCTCGTTGGCGCGGGCGATCTCCTCCAGCCGCTGGAGGCGCTCCACGTAGGCCTCCAGGGACTCCCGGCGCGCCCCGGGGCGGCCGCCGCTGATCGCGTCGGCGGCCTGGGTCAGCACGGCCTCGACCGTGCGGACCTCCACCTCGTTGTGGTGCGCCTCGATCGCGTGCACCACGTCCTCGGACTCGCCGTAACGGCGGGCGATCTCCGCGCCGATCAGCGCGTGGCTGCCCTGGACCTCGTGCGTCAGCGCCTTGCCGATGTCGTGCAGCAGAGCGCAGCGCCTCAGCAGCCGGGCGTCCATCCCGAGCTCGTCGGCCATCATCCCGGCCAGGTGCGCGGACTCGACGAGGTGCTTGAGCACGTTCTGGCCGTAGGAGGTGCGGTAGCGCAACTGGCCGAGCAGGGTGACCAGCTCGGGGTGTATATCGGTGATGCCGACGTCGACGAGGGCGTCCTCGCCCGCGCGCACGCACAACTGGTCGACCTCGGCCCGGCTGGCCTCGTGGACCTCCTCGATGCGGTGCGGGTGGATGCGCCCGTCCAGGACCAGCGTCTCCAGGGTCAGGCGGCCGACTTCGCGGCGCACCGGATCAAAACACGACAGCAGCACCGCCTCGGGGGTGTCGTCGATGATGAGGTTGACCCCGGTGACCGTCTCGAAGGCGCGGATGTTGCGGCCCTCGCGGCCGATGATGCGGCCCTTCATCTCGTCGCCGGGCAGGTGCACCACCGAGACCACCGACTCGGTGGTCTGCTCGGTCGCCAGGCGCTGGACGGCCAGGGTGATGATCTTGCGGGCCCGGGCGTCGCCGTTCTTGCGGGCGTCCTTCTCGATGTCGCGGACGATCAGCGCGGCCTCGCGCTTGGCCTGGTTCTCCACTTCGGCGACGAGCTCGGCCTTCGCCTCCTCGGCGCTGAGGGCCGCGGCGGCCTCCAGCACCGCGCGGCGCTGGTCGTCCAGGCGGGCGAGGTCCCGTTCGCGCTCGTCGA
This sequence is a window from Spinactinospora alkalitolerans. Protein-coding genes within it:
- a CDS encoding prolyl oligopeptidase family serine peptidase, yielding MTDRVTAPYGAWPSPITASDVARGERRLGYPSVVGEETWWEESRPDEDGRVTVMHRAGDGTLTELLDAPWSARTRVHEYGGRSYLPIPRRDDKAITRYGIVFADFSDQRLYLLEKGAKEPRPLTPEPEGPCALRYADMALWPDGKRLVCVRERHDGDGSAVSRAIVSVPLSGRAAEDPGAVRELVTGADFFASPTPSPDGRHLAWVSWSHPRMPWDGTELRVGSVDGDGDGVTGAYTLKGGPTESVLAPRWRDDSALYFVSDWPGWWNLYEIGLHGPAMALYPAEEEFSPAPWRLGTVPFCVLDDGRLVALHGHADLDVAVYDPETADLGPVRTPLTGWQTLDCDGSTVVGLAGAAGTPQSVVRLDPATGTVETLRRALEDLPEAGYLPESRAEALPGRYGGTVHAIVHPPANPAAAADGPAPYVVWVHGGPTGTADSRLDLEKAYFTSRGIGIIDVNYGGSAGYGRSYRERLQRQWGVVDVEDAAAAARALVERGAADPERLAIRGGSAGGFTALLALTGDAFACGVSLYGVTDLLRLAEETHDFESRYLDSLIGPLPGYAATYRERSPINRADEIDVPVLLLQGSEDPVVPPAQASGFGRALAERGVPHAHIEFEGESHGFRKADSRRRALEAELAFYGEVFGFTPPGVPGIELVTEPPARTEEAEDEAGPAEEAQEAVDEVEPSGEAGEPAERAAPAEGAERPAEQG
- a CDS encoding type II toxin-antitoxin system VapC family toxin — encoded protein: MIVLDTTVLVFAVGSEHPLREPCRRLVKAVTDGSIEATTTVEVIQEFAYIRAKRRPRSDAASRAGDYLTLLSPLLMVEEGVLSSGLAVFEAHDRLGSFDSVLAAAARANGATALVSADRAFAAFTDVPHVFPDEAGVKGLIGE
- a CDS encoding antitoxin; translation: MSEDWIADLLGPERYERVATLARERHAPVDEVIREAIDRGLSASAGRRAAAGARILAADPMPVGGVEELLVELDELRGRRA
- the rny gene encoding ribonuclease Y gives rise to the protein MDGATGPLIVGALAFVAVLAVAGVLLLRTALATRERRSRALQDELAEARAQADRIRSAAENEAAEKLRSAEERVADQRAEAEEEQAAARAQLAEQRTDLERRESRLAEREQRLDEEVRRLTEARERAEERSEHLDERERDLARLDDQRRAVLEAAAALSAEEAKAELVAEVENQAKREAALIVRDIEKDARKNGDARARKIITLAVQRLATEQTTESVVSVVHLPGDEMKGRIIGREGRNIRAFETVTGVNLIIDDTPEAVLLSCFDPVRREVGRLTLETLVLDGRIHPHRIEEVHEASRAEVDQLCVRAGEDALVDVGITDIHPELVTLLGQLRYRTSYGQNVLKHLVESAHLAGMMADELGMDARLLRRCALLHDIGKALTHEVQGSHALIGAEIARRYGESEDVVHAIEAHHNEVEVRTVEAVLTQAADAISGGRPGARRESLEAYVERLQRLEEIARANEGVEKVFAMQAGREIRVMVRPEAVDDVQAQVIARDIAKRVEEELTYPGQIRVTVIRESRASETAR